GCTTGTCTCGTCAAAATCTCTTGATCCATTGATGAATGGTTATCTAAATCGATATATCATGACTGATCCTTGTTCTGTTTTCCCCTTTCTTACTTGGAACAGAGACACGGTGTGAAGTACGCAGGGTGTGGTCGGATGGTATATATCTATACGTCTCAGTGATAAACTATGGTGCATCAAGGATGAACTGAGCAGTACCGACGGGGCTGCGCTTGCCCGGCAGCACGACCTAGTATATGACTGCATCCACATCGACCGCCTGGTCCATCTTTACACTAGATTACACAATTAGTCTTAGGAGAAAACTACAGAGTCGAGTAAATGAGGGGACTTCTTCAAACTCAACAACCACTTTCAACTTCAGCAGTTGATTTAAATTCAGTTTCATGCTTGTGTGCATACAGAGACAGTGTCCTTCTGCAATTGTAGATAGCCTGTGAGACAGTGTGAACCAATCAGCCGAAATTTTCAAAGACCAAAAAAAAAACTCTGTAGAAATTAATTTGACTGATGTGGTACATGTACAGCTCTAGATTTGCATATCATGGCATCTTCCACTGGCTCGACTACAACTAACTGGAAGGCCTAGACAATGAATAGACAtaataaaaatgaaaaacaaaaaaacagaagatAGGGGGAGTGAGGAGAAAATCAGAAAGGAAATTATATATGCTACAAAAAATTGAACTTTCCATTTTCATTTTACATTGAGGCCATGTAGGCCTGGTTGTAGGAGGAGTCCATCTCGTGGATGATGAGGCTGGTTGCGGTGACCCGGACCCCGGTGGCGTTGTTGAAGAGGTACACCCCAGCGTTGGCATAGATGGCCTCGGTCGGGTATACCCGCGACGTCACCGTGGACCTCCCGCCCATGGCAAAGCTCTCTATGATGGAGTGGTCCACCAGAATCCTCACTGACAGGTCCTCGCTGTTGAGCACCGGCACAGTGTTGCCAACGACCCTCTTGACAATGTCATTGGCGCGAGAAGAGCGCATCTCGTCATGGCAGAAGTGTGTGCGCAGGCTGCCATCAAGGCCCCTCGCTACATAAAAATAGACGGCGGTCCGCTCTGCATCCCCACCATGGTGCTTGGCGTCGGCGAGCACCAGGAGGCCGAAGGGTCCGAGGGCGCCTCGGCCAGCCGCCCCGCCACTGGTGCTACAATTATAGCCGATGTCGGCCTCGTTGGCTGCGGCGACATCTAACGGGTCGATGCGGAATGAGGCCTCAATGTCAAGTTGAGTTGCGCGATGGAGGCTGAGCGGGAAGACAGAGCCGTGGTCGACGGTGATGCCCTGTAGGTTGGTGGAGTTGGTCCGGAGCGTCTCCAGCTCCTCCACTGGCCACTGCAGGAGGTTGCTTCCTGTCTTGGTGTCCAGCACCACCGTGCGAGGGATCGACTGCAAGATAACAACATACGACATCAATTAACAATTGATAATTATACAGCAAAGAATCCTAGGCAGTATCAATCATTGACAACAAAGAAATAAGAATTTAGGTATCATTCACCGTCTGAGCCGAAAGAATTGCTAACTAACCTTGGGGTAAGCAGACAAGACAACCCTTTTCCTTCTCTAATCCCAAATTGGTTGGTACTAGCAGAAATTATTTAGTAATTTAGTTTGTTGTTAGCACCAAATTGCCAACCTTTGCCTGCCACTAGACCACATGCATATGCTACCACATGATTGCCTGTTGGGTATGCAGAGTTTGTTTGTGCGACAAACCCTTTTCTTGTGTAACCCGAGTTTGGTTTCGTGCTAAAAGAAATTGTTATCAACAAACTGGCAACAGATTACCAATCTTGGTATCCCAACAGTAGCTGCAACTAGCTTCAGCTGTATGCAAGCTCAAGGAAGCTAAGAGACACTTGACAACGAGACGGCAGCAACATTGCTTTAGCTGCCATATATGATGCTATCTATCCATGATTCATCCTTAGTGGCTGCTATTATCATTTGCATGCTTTGGCCATGGCCCACCTGGCCATGCCATCGTGCCGACGTGTCTATGGAACCCAACAAAAGGTGTTTGCAACGCTCCTAACCATGCAAATTAAATTCACAAAAGCAACATTTTCTTAAGAATCAATTAACAGGTTAATCAACCAATTGATTTCACTAACTTTGCGCAACAAGAAGATGTTGAAAGTGTCAAGTACCTGGAGGGACGCCCATCCCTTGGCTACGTCGGCGCGCTCAGAGTCGGTCTCGCCGACCCACCCCCATAGCACCCGCCGCTTCTTCGCCGGATCGTAGAACGTCTTAGACGCATAGAACTTTCCCCAATCATACCTCAGCCCAACGCCAACATCGGCGTCGGTGTCCAATGGGGTCCACATGTTCTTTGCCGCGTCGTATCGCCCCAGCGCGTAGTAGTCGTGCCTGTCATCATCCGAGCTCTCCTTCATCACGTGCAAAACATCGTCGCCTCCATTCGTGGACGCGACCGCCACCGCGTCCGTCATATCGATGCCGCTTGCACCGCCGACCGGGTATAAGTCGATGCACTCCCACATCCCCGTCCCCGGTACACGGTGAAGCAACCCCGGGACAAGCTCATAGTCGATGAAATCCTTGGTCTTGTAGGTCATCACCATGCCAGCATGGCGGTCATCCTTGGAGCCGATAACAAGCCGCCATGTGTCATTGGAACCGTCGAACCACGCAGTGGTCGGGTCCCGGAAGTCCTTCTCCCCGACGCCCGGCGGCGGGTACATCACCGGATTGTTCTCATACTTGGTCCAGTTGGTTAGTAAGGGATCGGAGGGGTCGGTAGGGAAGGCAAGGCATTGGACCTGGACGGAGGCGTTGGTGGAGCCGGTGTAGAGCATGACGATGCGGCCGTCTGGGAGGACGGTGGCAGAGCCCGACCAGACGCCATTGATGTCGTACCACTGGTTGGGGGACATGGCGACGGGAAGGTGCCGCCATCGGAGCAAGTCACGGGAGGCCGCGTGACCCCATGCGATTTTGTTTCCCCAAATTGCGCCGTCCGGGTTGTACTGGTAGAAGAGGTGGTACCATCCCTTATAGTACACGGGACCTGCATTTGCATGGATATGATTTGTATGAGAATCCTGTAACTGAATTATTCAGAGTACATCCTGGCTTTATCTCTATCAACTAACAACATTAGAGCAACAAGTATTTACCATTGGGGTCGTTCATCCAGTTCTTCTCGGGCTGGAAATGGAAGCCGGTTCGCTGCCACTGGAGCATGGCATTGCTCCACGGGAACTCGTTGCCGCCGGCGTCCACCCCAAGCATGCCGCCATGGGCGCCGGCGCCGGACGTCTTCTCGGAGACACCTGACTCAGGGCCCCGGCTGCTGGTGCTCGTAGGTACCGCGTCGACCTcggtccggtggccggacataacaATGCCAGAGGCGGGCAGCTCGCTGGCGAGCCTGACCCCGGCGAGCGCGGCGACAGCAAGGAGCACCGCGGCCAAGGTCAGGAGCATTGCGGCGCACACCGGCCCGGTCCGGCCTGGGCGCGCGCGCCCGGcctgggcctcgccatcgtccagcgGCAGCTGCGCGTAGGAGCACGGCACCAGCGCCGGCATCGAGCCGCGGTCTCTGGTCTCCATTGACATGGAAAACAGACGGAGGAGACGAGGGATGCCTCGATCTCCGCAGAATCCAAAGGAGGGAGAGGAATGGGTGGGACTGACCAATTATCACCTCTGCTAAACTTGACAAGAACGAGGAGaatgtgtgtgcctgtgcgtgttTGCCGAGGAGCTCCGCGCGCGGGTGCCATTTATAGTCGCCACCCCACTGCCTCAACGGCGCACCTGCCGCGGCCCCATtggccggcggcggccgcggcgcggCGGGGCTGGATCGTCTGTGCTAatcatcatccatccatccaggccATGTTATCCAGCTCGATTATGATTACGCCCTGTCGCACTCACTGATTGTTCTCCCAGAACCAACTACTCGTTGGCTCAGGCTGGATACGTGTTTGTACATGTTCAGATCCTTCCATGCATATATGATTGAGTTGGGTCGGTTGTTAATTAGCGAAAGACACTCTTGCTCTGTGAATATAAAACCTGTTGGATTGGCCGGCCGGCCACGTCAGTTTAAACTCTTCCCTTCATGTTAACTAGTAGGAGTAGTATTGATTTTTCTTAATATGGTTCGCTAGCATTGCTAGAGCATCTCTAGGGACATGGAGTATTCgctcccgagctcatatgctccctgGTAAACAGTAATTCAAAACAAAATATTGAAacaattcaatttttttttgcttttttgtggtaaactttgacaaatttttgtatgcttgcaaaatttcatcacaaaatgatattcatggaagtcgtggcaaaaaaataagcAAAATTAATGTTCCAAAAATGCTAGTTTTGGAAACATTTGGAGTGCTAATTTTTCGTTTGCCATGCCTTACTTGGATGTCATTTCGAGGTGAAATTTTGCAAGAATATAAAACATTTCTCAAAGTTTCCCACACAAAAAAAATAGATTTTTAATAGTTTTTGAATTTTACTGTTCATATGGAGCATTTGAGCTCAGGTGCAAAATAGAACTTTTGCATCTGTGGTCCATCTGCAAAGTTAGTTACCAAGAACCTAAGCTGTCAAAAATGAGTTACTAAGAACCTATCTACAAAACATTCATAATCAAACATAGCAGAACACCAGAGGTAATAAAACTTACAACTAGGTCTGTCGACCATTTAATGATGACTACAAGCACTAGATCGAAGTGAAGGTGGGCTGCCGGCTTCGCCACTCCCTCATCGCAACCGGCAAACCGttttgtagtagacagtcaggaagcCCTCCCAAAATTAACTCTTCAACCTTTTATTTTTTGTGGTAATTCACAACTATTTTTGCAATGAAGCAATAATTATTATTTTCACAGTATTACATAAAACTGGAAAATTAAACATTTTGTAATCCATTTTTCATTACGTCTAACACCTTGCGTTCGTCGCCAGCCGTAATCTAGGGGCCTGAGGGAGCTCGATGTGGACACCACGGTGGCCGACGAAGAGCGGAGGCAGAGATGTGCGATGGCCCAATGGCCATCCTCGGCCACGAGCAAGGCCGCCTCTCCACTCTAGAAGTGGTGGCCGATGATCAATTCTTTTGACCTATGATCAATTTGTTTGGGATGGAGTAGAGGTGCTCTTTCCCACAGATGAATTAGGTAAGGAGAAAATTTTCTTGACATGGAACTAGTGCAATTAGGCCGAGCAGCTAATTAAAATTTTCCATTAGCTAGCGGCCATGTGCATGTCCTAGTCAAGAAGCCATAGATTCCGTTGAGAGAGAAACAGGGCCCGCAAGGCCGAAACCGACGGGCTGCTCATGGTCATGGGACTGTCCCAGCCAGCCTAGCTGTAATCTACTCCTTCGGTGGGTTACACACTCTTTCACATACGAAAGCTTCCTTTTCCACATCTCGAAACCAACGACAAACAATAGAAGATGGAGAGGATGTGTGTGTGGTTAAGCAATGCCAAGTGGCAGCGACCGTTTTGGCCATGAAAAATGCCACCATTGCATTGCACACACTGGCCGCACGCCACACGCATACTCCTCCAATGATGATCCGCGACGTGCTGACTCACCATTGTCTGGGACAGATTCTAGAGGCTGCATCAGAGCCAGTCATCAGCTGGCtagttaggctggtcacaatggacaaaaacataagctagtaacttacacacttccctagactatgttactatctcCATAGTGAGTAGGAACATCTATTTAGTGTCATGCaatgatgtatttattaggttatagactcattgtttcttggagtgtgtgatgttccggtaacttagctagttactacaagcacctctctcttcattaaatacgtgccacataagcaaagttatattggagtgtgtgatgttactcctaagtttctccccattgtgaccagccttaagCAAGCAACAAGTAGTGGTCCTACACTCCTGCTGCTTACGCATGATGATGCTAACCACCAGCAAGTAGCAATCAGTAGTAGCTAGGGCTCAACACATAATACTAATCAGTCAGAAGAAACTAGACAAGAAGGGTAATTAAATCTTATTTTTGTGATCGTAATGTTATTTTTGCGATCGTAATGGTAATGGATAGAGGGAGAGGGGATGTGTGGTGGTGGTCACATATGTTTGTCCTAGGAGGACGGCCATTTCCACGGAACCAGTCAATCGAGAAGCTTTGGCAGATCCAGCATCTACATCATCACCCGTACAATAATGCCCAACAATGTATCGAGTTCTATTGGAATTAGGATAGAGACCTTTGCGCGATCGATGCGGTGCATGCCGGTTAAAGCATTTCTTCTAATTCTCTCTGAGTTGAATGAAACCTAGTTACTCCTGGCTGTGGATCACTCCACGTGTTAGCACTCCATCTGGCAAGTGCCACATCATGTCACTCGATCAATCGATCAACAGGCGACAACGTGTCGGCGGAGCATTGTTCATTGAAATTTGCACTGCAACGATGCTGGCTCGATGTTGCAGAATGTCCGGAATGATGCTGACAAGGACTAACAACGTGCATTGGATCATGGATAATGCGGACGACCAGAAGCAATGGCGTGTAGCAAATGCCAGTTACCAGTAACATGCACAAAAGGTCCATTCATTTGAAAAAAGAAAAACACAACAAAACCGTGAATCAATAGGGGATGATAGTTGATATAATCAGAGATAAAGAGAGATCCACAATATAAAAAATGTAGCCCCTTGTGTGACACTGTCCTAGCGATCAATAGATGTCCTTCTGCATAAAGTTAACCCTACAACAATTCTTGCGGTCTTGTGGACCCATCAACATCAACATGGCAATAATATTGTTCTTGCGGTCATAGTGATGGGATTTATCCACTCCATACAATTGAAGCCACCCAAAATTCCTCGCCATGGCAGGCGCCAATTGTCGCTCCGCCCTGACATGCGCTATTTCCTCCTTACACTTATTGGACGACACGTCGGCGAGAGTTGTGAGCCCGACTATTTGCCCAATCAGTGATTGGGAAGAAGGAGAGACATGCAGTGACAATGAGCACTACTGGCAACGATTCGACAATGAAGCTTGCCATGGAAAATAATCCACCTAGTTGATCCTATTGCAAGACCACTGCCACCTAAAATCATGACTACTCTCCCTTGTACTCGGTGATTTCCGGACCAGACATACCCCATACTATTTTCACCACATTGACGCTGTTATTGAATTTATATAGACAAAGTCAATGATGTACTTAGACTTAAACCTACATGAACTAGTACTTAGCCTAGCCTAAACAAGGTACACGTACACAGCTAATCTAGCATAGCATGAACACGGTCACACAGCTAATCTAGCATAGCATGGACACGGTCACACACTAGTGCAGCAACGTCCTATACAAACGGTTTGTTCCCTCTTTCCACGACATATTTTTGAATTGTCTTGTCGGTGTGGGCNNNNNNNNNNNNNNNNNNNNNNNNNNNNNNNNNNNNNNNNNNNNNNNNNNNNNNNNNNNNNNNNNNNNNNNNNNNNNNNNNNNNNNNNNNNNNNNNNNNNNNNNNNNNNNNNNNNNNNNNNNNNNNNNNNNNNNNNNNNNNNNNNNNNNNNNNNNNNNNNNNNNNNNNNNNNNNNNNNNNNNNNNNNNNNNNNNNNNNNNNNNNNNNNNNNNNNNNNNNNNNNNNNNNNNNNNNNNNNNNNNNNNNNNNNNNNNNNNNNNNNNNNNNNNNNNNNNNNNNNNNNNNNNNNNNNNNNNNNNTCCCAAATGACCCAGAAAATCGTCGGTGATAGAAAGTAAGAATGCACACGTTTGGCAGGACTAAGGGTATGCTATGCCCGCATCTACCTCAAACATGAGTCGTCACCCAACCATTTGTGACATATGAAATTTTCCAAACGATCCACCCTTGCTACTCCCGTGGGATGACATTATCATCGCACGCGCTATTcggtggtgcaacgtttacgatagGATGTACGAGTGCATTTGTAAGTCGTATATGATAAATGAtctatcacaaacatttagttATATAATACCGCCTGTGATAGGATGTAAGAGTgtatacagttgtccctataaaactCTATGCGAAGTTTGAATCTATCCAACACGTTGCTTATGGATTCCACTGAGAGAGATGCAGGCCCCACAAATGATTCGACGAACCGAAAACGATGGGTTGCTCATCGTCATGGTGGCCCATCCATCTAGTAGCTTACACTCCTCCAATTTACTCTTTCCGTGGTTACATCCTCTCTCACGCATACGAAAGCCTCCTTTTCTGCAGCACCGTTCTGGTCACGACTAATTATTAGAACGTCCCTGGTCTACTCCTGTCCATCGACCAACAATTAGTGGCCTCTTCTTCTGCCACCACTGCATTGCACACACGCCACATGCAACGTTGAGTACCAGCACACTCCAATGACGATCCATGGCGTGATGACTCACCATTGTCGGGGAGAGATTCTAGAGGCTGTACCACAGCCAGTCAGCAGCTCGTTAAGCAAGCAACAAGTTCTGGAGAGACATATTAGTTCGTAGCAGCTACTCTCATACTGTTCCTCGTCCTGCTGCTGCATGATCACACCAATAGCAATTAGTAGTACCTTCGGCTTCTCATATATTTATGGTTGGGCTTAATCTCGGCTTCTCATATATATATGTTCAgttaaagtgttgtcatccgattcTATCCGAGTTGAATGGAACCTTGCTACTCCTAGTTATGGATCACTCCACGTGTAATCCATCTGGCAGGTGCCACATCATGTCACTCCATCAAGCGGCCAACAGGCAACGATGCTTTGAGAGTGCATTATTCATTGAACTTTGCACTGTATAGACGCAAGCTCGACGCTGGAGAGCGTCCGAGATGATGCCGACAAGGCCTAACAACATCCATTGGATCGTGAATGATGCGGACGACAGGAAGCAATGGTACGGGACGAATGACAGTTACCTGTAACATGCACACAAGATTCATTTgttcgaaagaaaaaaaacaaagcaaaaacATGAACCGGTAGGCGATAGTGGATATAAGCAGAGAGGAAGGGAGAGAAAAAAACATCGTGCATGTGTGTGTGCCCGAGTGTCATTGTCCTAGCTACACTATCTTTCTCCATCCAGAGGCACGGTTTGTTGAAGATTCATCGACACGAGGCAGTACAATAATGTGGGCGAAGGTTGGGACCATGAATCTATCATCAGACTCAATTTTAGCCTTGCAAATTCTCACACCTATCCATGGAATCCAAACTCCTGGTTGTGGCTCACGCCATGTGCCGCTCCATATGGTCCATACCACATCGGATGTCCTTTCTCTTTTTGAGGTGGACACTCCAAAACTGTGTGCTCGACAATGCGACTTGAACGATTACTCAAACGTTCTGCGTTGCCAAGGCAGCATGACATATGGCAACCGTCGGTACAACTAGGAATGACTTAGGAGGCACGTGACAAGGATATCGGCAATAGTTATATATGATCATGATGAAGCCGACCACGAAAATGAACGCACATGCGCGTTGTAACCTTGAAAATTTGAACTTAACGCTCACAAGGCGTCTAAGACATGGCAGCATACTATTGCAGTTGGCAATGATTATAAGTACTACCATAGCGCACACCTATCGACATTCAAGCTAACCACCACTAGAATGGTTGACCTAATCAACTCTGCTGCTAGGTGGCCACCTTAGTTTTTGACCCCACCCATGCTCACCGCGTGATGTTGCCCACTTGACGTCCACATATCAACACTAGTAGACGCGTGCAAAAATATATGCAAAAATGCGCAATTAGAAAAAGATAACTTGATAAAGTTTTTTTGGGCACGCACACACGGATGTGTGTGGTTGTTACCTTGTTGGCTCTTCGGTTGCGTCTATCCGTCTTTGTCAAGGACAATTTCCTCGGACCAAACTTGCAAGCAACCAATGCAAGATGCAATAATGCATCGTTCAATGTGGCAAGGATTCTGTTCCGTTTGTCGACAACACGAACATGACATGAACCACACAAAACCACCTACATGCTTTTTTTTTTCTTGCTGATTAATTGGGTTTCACAGTTTACACATTTCTGATAAGTTAACATGTGCTTCCTTCGTCCAGGTCTATTAAGGCCCCTCTTATTTTGCCTCAAAATTTGACCACAAAGTTAACTAATAAAATGTAAACTATACGTGACCAAAAGTATACCTTAAAAAACCCTCTTTTGAATACAAATTAAAATACTATAATTTGTTAGCatacattttatatttaattagtCCTATAGATGGTCAAAGTTTAACCCAAAATATTAGGGGGCAGTAAACCCAAAGGAGGGAATTAGTAGACAGTACTATGGTTTAAATTTGCATGTCTATCCCCGCCAAAAGACAAGAAAAACAAAAACTGTCTATCAGTGAACTAATTGTTAGAGAATATTATCACAATGATTTTTATAGAAGAATTCTTAGCATTAGGCACTGCATTAGTTTAACTTTCTAGAGACGGCGAGCACACAAGAATAGAATCACATGGTTCTCTCACACCATTTGACATGCATGCATCAAGACAAGAACTGGTATGCATGGCAGCACCCATGGCGCCAGGTCAGCAATGGCGGAGGCGACAGATCGACGCCGCTGGTGGCCAATAATCACGGCCGTCAGGTGGGTGGTAGCCAGGGACACAGCTAGGAGAGGACCGAGAATCTTATCACCGGCGCGTTTGATTTGCCAGCTCAAATTTCCCAGCCCAATCTTTCTCTCTCTATCCATCCAATATACTAATCCAGATGCAATGTTCTCCCTGGGATCATTGACACTTTTCCATGAGTGTAAAACAACGGCAAGACTACTAAAAAAATATGAATACAACACCTACTCGCACTGTAGAAGCGATGCAACGAAGAAATGAGAGATCTTCCTTTGTGTAAAAACATGAGTACAATATGCTATCTATCACTTTTTTCTAAACAAAGAAAATAtcttttccattttctttttaCAATGAGGCCATGTAGGCTTGGTTGTAGGAAGAGTCCATCTCGTGGACGACGAGCCTGGTGGTGGTGACCCGGGCGCCGGTGGCATTGTTGAAGAGGTACACCCCGGCGTTGGCGTAGATGGCCTCCGTTGGGTACACTCGTGATGTTGCCGTCAACCTCCCACCCATCGCAAAGCTCTCAACGATCGAATGATCCACAAGCACCCTCACTGACAGCTCCTCGCCATCGAGCACCGGCACGGTATGGCCTACGACCCTCTTGACAATGTCGTTGGCACGAGATGAGTGTGTCTCATCATGGCAGAAGTGTGTGTGCAAGCCGCCGTCGAGGCCCCTGGCCACATAGAAGTAGACGGCAGTACGCTCTGCGTCACCTCCATGGCGCCTGGCGTCGGCAAGCACAAGGAGGCCAAAGGGGCCGAGCATGCCCCGCCCTGCGGCACCACCGCTTGTGCTGCAATTGTAGCCCACATCAGCCTCATTGGCGACGGCAATGTCTAGCGGGTCGAGGCGGAATGTGGCCTCGATGTCTAGCTGGGTGGCGCGATGAAGGCTGAGTGGAAAGACGGAGCCGTGGTCAATGGTGACGCCGCCAAGGTTAGTGGAGTTGGTCCGGAGCgtctccacctcctccaccggccactgaAGGAGGTTGCTTCCCGTCTTAGTGTCCAGCACCACCGTGCGAGGGGTCGACTGCAGCAATGCCAAAATAAAACATTAATTAACCATTGACTATAATTAATTATTCAGCAAAGAATCCTAGGTATCAATCATTGACAGGAAAGAAATAGTGTAACTAACCGCAGGGTAAGCAGACAAGACAACCCTTTTCCTTGTCTAATCCCAGTTTGGTTGGTACAACAAAAAATATTTAGTTTTTAGTTTGTTGGTACTACCAAATAAACAACTTTTGTCTGCCACTAGATCACATGCTACCACATGATTGATTCATGGGTATGCAAAGTTTGTAGGACACACCCATTTCTTACCTAATCCCACTTTGGTTCATGCTAACAGAAAATTGTTTATACTTATTGTTATCCAGTTATAGTTAGGTACTTGCACCAGATTACCACCAATCTTGGCACACCACTAGGTTGAAAGTATCTGCAACTAGCTTGAACTATGTGCAAGCTAAAGGAAGCTAAGAGACAATGGACAACCAGATGACAGCAACATTTCTGCAGCTGCTATCTATCCATGATTCATCCCATGTGGCTGCTATTATTATTTGCACTTCCTTTTCCTTATCTAATCCCAGTTTGGTCTGTGGAACCCAGCAAAGGAAGCATGCAAGCTCCCAGTCAATCAAATTAAACCACTCACAAAGCAACATTTTATTAATAATCAACTAGTGGAGGTTAATAAATCAATTGACTTTGACATCTTgtacaagaagaagatgatgaagatgtcaaGTACCTGGAGCGAGGCCCATCCCTTGGCGACGTCGGCGCGCTCGGAGTCGGTTTCACCAACCCACCCCCATAGCACGCGCCGCTTCTTTGCCGGATCGTAGAACGTCTTGGACGCGTAGAACTTCCCCCAGTCGTACCTTAGCCCGATGCCGAGATCGGCGTCGACGTCCAGCGGTGTCCATGTGTTCTTCGCCGCGTTATACCTCCCCAACGCGTAGTAGTCGTGTCGGTCATCGTCAGAGCTCTCCTTCATCACGTGCAACACATCGTCAGCGCCATTGGTGGACACTGCCGCCACCGCGTCCGTCATGTCAATGCCCCTCACGCCTTCGACCGGGTATAGGTCGATGCACTCCCACATCCCCGTCCCCGGCACCCGGTGAAGCAATCCGGGGACAAGCTCATAGTCGATGAAATCCTTGGTCTTGTAGGTCATGACCATGCCGGCATGGCGGTCATCCTTGGATCCAATGACGAGCCGCCATGTGTCATCAGAGCCGTCAAACCATGCAGTGGTCGGGTCCCTGAAGTCCTTCTCCCCGACACCGGGTGGCGGGTACATCACTGGGTTGTTCTCATACTTGGTCCAGTTGATTAGCAATGGGTCGGAGGGATCAGTCGGAAAGGCGAGGCACTGGACCTGGACGGAGGCATTGGTGGATCCGGTGTAGAGCATGACGATGCGGCCGTCGGGGAGGACGGTGGCAGAACCTGACCAGACGCCATTGATGTCATACCATTGGTCCGGAGACATGGCAACTGGGAGGTGGCGCCAGCGGAGGAGGTCGCGGGACGCGGCGTGGCCCCATGCTATCTTGTTGCCCCAAATAGCGCCGTCCGGGTTGTACTGGTAGAAGAGATGGTACCACCCCTTGTAGTACACCGGACCTGCATTTGCATTTTGCATCAAATAAATGAGTCTTACATCAATATAGTCACTACTCAATGTAATATGCTGGAGGATGGAGGAAATGTTACGTACCGTTGGGGTCGTTCATCCAGTTCTTCTCGGGCTGGAAGTGGAATCCGGTGCGCTGCCACTGGAGCATGGCATTGCTCCACGGGAACGCGTTGCCGCCGGCCTCCGCGCCCAGCATGCCGCCGTGCGTGGCGGTTCCGGACGTCTTTTCTGAGACGGCAGACTCAGGCCCCCGGCTGCTGGCGCTCATCGGCGCCGCGTCGACCGTGCTCGGGTGGCCGGACATGATGACGCCGGCGGCCGACAGCTGGCCCGCGAGCCTGACGCCGGCGAGCGCGGCAACAGCGAGGAGCACCGCCGCCGAAGTCAGGAGAATAGCGGCGCACAGTGGCCCGGTTCGGCCTGGGCGCGTGCGATCGGCCTCCGCATCGTCCAGCAGCTGGGCATAGGAGCATGGCACCGAGCCATG
Above is a window of Triticum aestivum cultivar Chinese Spring chromosome 6B, IWGSC CS RefSeq v2.1, whole genome shotgun sequence DNA encoding:
- the LOC123135452 gene encoding sucrose:sucrose 1-fructosyltransferase gives rise to the protein MSMETRDRGSMPALVPCSYAQLPLDDGEAQAGRARPGRTGPVCAAMLLTLAAVLLAVAALAGVRLASELPASGIVMSGHRTEVDAVPTSTSSRGPESGVSEKTSGAGAHGGMLGVDAGGNEFPWSNAMLQWQRTGFHFQPEKNWMNDPNGPVYYKGWYHLFYQYNPDGAIWGNKIAWGHAASRDLLRWRHLPVAMSPNQWYDINGVWSGSATVLPDGRIVMLYTGSTNASVQVQCLAFPTDPSDPLLTNWTKYENNPVMYPPPGVGEKDFRDPTTAWFDGSNDTWRLVIGSKDDRHAGMVMTYKTKDFIDYELVPGLLHRVPGTGMWECIDLYPVGGASGIDMTDAVAVASTNGGDDVLHVMKESSDDDRHDYYALGRYDAAKNMWTPLDTDADVGVGLRYDWGKFYASKTFYDPAKKRRVLWGWVGETDSERADVAKGWASLQSIPRTVVLDTKTGSNLLQWPVEELETLRTNSTNLQGITVDHGSVFPLSLHRATQLDIEASFRIDPLDVAAANEADIGYNCSTSGGAAGRGALGPFGLLVLADAKHHGGDAERTAVYFYVARGLDGSLRTHFCHDEMRSSRANDIVKRVVGNTVPVLNSEDLSVRILVDHSIIESFAMGGRSTVTSRVYPTEAIYANAGVYLFNNATGVRVTATSLIIHEMDSSYNQAYMASM
- the LOC123135453 gene encoding sucrose:sucrose 1-fructosyltransferase, which encodes METGDHGSVPCSYAQLLDDAEADRTRPGRTGPLCAAILLTSAAVLLAVAALAGVRLAGQLSAAGVIMSGHPSTVDAAPMSASSRGPESAVSEKTSGTATHGGMLGAEAGGNAFPWSNAMLQWQRTGFHFQPEKNWMNDPNGPVYYKGWYHLFYQYNPDGAIWGNKIAWGHAASRDLLRWRHLPVAMSPDQWYDINGVWSGSATVLPDGRIVMLYTGSTNASVQVQCLAFPTDPSDPLLINWTKYENNPVMYPPPGVGEKDFRDPTTAWFDGSDDTWRLVIGSKDDRHAGMVMTYKTKDFIDYELVPGLLHRVPGTGMWECIDLYPVEGVRGIDMTDAVAAVSTNGADDVLHVMKESSDDDRHDYYALGRYNAAKNTWTPLDVDADLGIGLRYDWGKFYASKTFYDPAKKRRVLWGWVGETDSERADVAKGWASLQSTPRTVVLDTKTGSNLLQWPVEEVETLRTNSTNLGGVTIDHGSVFPLSLHRATQLDIEATFRLDPLDIAVANEADVGYNCSTSGGAAGRGMLGPFGLLVLADARRHGGDAERTAVYFYVARGLDGGLHTHFCHDETHSSRANDIVKRVVGHTVPVLDGEELSVRVLVDHSIVESFAMGGRLTATSRVYPTEAIYANAGVYLFNNATGARVTTTRLVVHEMDSSYNQAYMASL